A genomic segment from Chitinophaga flava encodes:
- the odhB gene encoding 2-oxoglutarate dehydrogenase complex dihydrolipoyllysine-residue succinyltransferase, giving the protein MVIEIKVPTVGESISEVTIAKWLKKDGDYVQQDEVLCEMESEKATFELNAEKAGILKIAAQEGATLKIGDVACTIDTAAAAPAQEAAPAAAPAAPVTEAAPAAPVAPAVNKGVIEMKVPTVGESISEVTLVKWTKKDGDYVERDEVVCELESEKATFELNAEEAGVLILVAKEGDTLKIGDIACKIDTSAARPAGKAAPAAPAAQPAKAAAPQPQQAPVTSIPNDIKATPVAAAVIADKHVDPATIKGSGAHGKIMKDDVYAALQNPGVAIGQEMFSRQERREKMSNLRKTVSRRLVEAKNTTAMLTTFNEVDMTNIMALRAKYKDIFKKQHEVNLGFMSFFTKACCFALQEFPSVNAYIDGEELVYHDYCDVSIAVSAPKGLVVPVIRNAESLDMAGIEKAVLELATKARENKLTIPEMTGGTFTITNGGVFGSLMSTPIINIPQSAILGMHKIQDRPMAVNGQVVIRPMMYIALSYDHRIIDGRESVSFLVRVKEMLENPEQLLFGKDPLKALLKL; this is encoded by the coding sequence ATGGTTATCGAAATCAAAGTCCCTACGGTAGGAGAATCTATTAGCGAGGTAACAATTGCAAAGTGGTTGAAAAAAGACGGAGATTATGTGCAGCAGGACGAGGTGTTGTGTGAAATGGAGTCTGAAAAGGCCACCTTCGAACTGAATGCAGAAAAAGCAGGTATCCTGAAGATTGCAGCACAGGAAGGAGCCACGCTGAAGATTGGTGATGTGGCCTGTACAATTGATACAGCGGCAGCAGCACCTGCACAGGAGGCGGCACCGGCCGCAGCGCCTGCAGCACCTGTTACCGAAGCAGCACCGGCAGCTCCCGTAGCACCGGCTGTCAACAAAGGGGTTATTGAAATGAAAGTACCTACGGTAGGTGAGTCTATCAGCGAAGTAACTCTGGTGAAATGGACCAAAAAAGATGGTGATTATGTAGAAAGAGATGAAGTGGTATGTGAGCTGGAATCAGAAAAAGCCACTTTTGAACTGAATGCAGAAGAAGCCGGCGTATTGATCCTGGTTGCCAAAGAAGGTGATACTTTAAAGATAGGCGACATCGCCTGCAAAATAGATACCAGCGCTGCCCGTCCGGCAGGTAAAGCTGCTCCGGCCGCACCGGCAGCACAGCCCGCCAAAGCAGCGGCACCACAGCCTCAACAGGCACCGGTGACCAGTATCCCCAATGATATCAAAGCTACCCCAGTAGCTGCTGCCGTTATTGCAGACAAACATGTAGACCCGGCTACCATCAAAGGTTCCGGCGCACACGGCAAAATCATGAAAGATGATGTATATGCCGCTCTGCAAAATCCGGGAGTAGCTATCGGCCAGGAAATGTTCAGCCGTCAGGAACGCCGTGAAAAAATGAGCAACCTGCGTAAAACTGTTTCCCGCCGCCTGGTAGAAGCTAAAAACACCACCGCTATGCTCACTACCTTCAACGAGGTAGACATGACCAACATCATGGCGCTGCGTGCTAAATACAAAGACATATTCAAAAAGCAACATGAAGTGAACCTGGGCTTTATGAGCTTCTTCACTAAAGCGTGCTGCTTCGCCTTACAGGAATTCCCGTCCGTAAACGCTTACATCGACGGTGAAGAACTGGTATATCACGATTACTGCGATGTATCCATCGCCGTATCCGCTCCAAAAGGTCTGGTAGTACCGGTAATCCGCAACGCGGAGAGCCTGGATATGGCCGGCATCGAAAAAGCGGTACTGGAACTCGCTACCAAAGCGCGTGAAAACAAACTGACTATTCCTGAAATGACCGGCGGTACCTTCACCATCACCAATGGTGGCGTATTCGGCTCCCTCATGAGCACTCCGATCATCAATATCCCACAATCCGCTATCCTGGGCATGCACAAAATCCAGGATCGTCCGATGGCAGTAAATGGTCAGGTAGTAATCCGCCCAATGATGTACATCGCACTGAGCTACGACCACCGTATCATCGATGGTCGTGAGTCGGTAAGCTTCCTCGTAAGAGTAAAAGAAATGCTGGAAAATCCTGAACAGCTGCTGTTCGGTAAAGATCCACTGAAAGCACTGCTGAAACTCTAA
- a CDS encoding beta-ketoacyl synthase chain length factor — MKVKCYIQGMAAISPQQTFNGDIFSAPLVHTDSNLLPCIEPDYKPFIPGNSLRRMTRVLKMGLTTALQCVRDSGLDTVGPIVTGTGKGSLQDTEKFIREIEQYKETALNPTPFIQSTYNSVNGLVALQLNATAYNNTFVHRGFSFETALLDSMMLLAEGASNTLTGAFEEMTAEHFYIKSRIGFWKQAPTDSRSLYEQLSPGSIAGEGAVFFSLTAAPADNQYAAVTGLKLLYKPTDEKLADTLATFAEGADLILTGRNGDNRYEHYYQQADRLNIPQLPFKHLCGEYDTAGAFGMWLGANILRSQQVPAQWFPSLEKVPATINRILLYNHFYGEQHAMIVLERV; from the coding sequence ATGAAGGTTAAGTGTTACATACAAGGAATGGCGGCCATTTCCCCGCAACAGACTTTTAACGGGGATATTTTTTCGGCGCCGCTGGTGCATACAGACAGTAACCTGCTTCCCTGTATTGAACCTGATTACAAGCCGTTTATCCCGGGCAACAGCCTGCGTCGGATGACACGTGTGCTGAAGATGGGACTTACCACCGCTCTGCAATGTGTGCGCGACAGCGGACTGGATACCGTAGGACCTATTGTAACAGGCACCGGTAAAGGCAGTCTTCAGGATACCGAAAAATTTATCCGCGAGATAGAGCAGTATAAGGAAACAGCGCTCAATCCCACCCCTTTTATCCAGTCTACTTACAACTCTGTCAATGGCCTGGTAGCGTTGCAGCTCAATGCTACAGCCTATAACAACACCTTTGTGCATCGTGGTTTTTCTTTTGAAACCGCATTGCTCGACAGTATGATGTTGCTGGCAGAAGGAGCTTCCAATACCCTCACCGGCGCTTTTGAAGAAATGACTGCTGAACATTTTTATATCAAAAGCCGGATAGGTTTCTGGAAACAGGCGCCCACTGATAGTCGCAGCCTGTATGAACAACTGTCCCCCGGCAGTATTGCCGGAGAGGGGGCTGTTTTCTTCTCCCTGACAGCCGCGCCAGCAGACAACCAATACGCAGCAGTAACAGGTCTTAAGCTGCTCTATAAACCTACCGATGAAAAGCTGGCCGATACCCTGGCTACTTTTGCGGAAGGTGCTGATTTGATATTAACTGGCAGAAACGGAGACAACCGTTATGAACACTATTATCAGCAAGCCGACCGCCTGAATATTCCGCAGCTGCCATTCAAACATCTCTGCGGAGAATATGATACAGCCGGCGCTTTCGGTATGTGGCTGGGCGCAAATATCCTGCGTTCACAGCAGGTTCCTGCCCAGTGGTTTCCTTCACTGGAAAAGGTACCGGCTACTATCAACCGCATTTTACTCTATAATCATTTTTATGGAGAACAGCACGCGATGATCGTGCTGGAAAGGGTTTAA
- a CDS encoding M14 family metallopeptidase: protein MSKLFTAIALMLTMAAQAQDFTTRFEKTNGRETATYQEVIRYYQQLSARYPQLKMTTIGTTDAGFPLHLITYSPSRDFDFNSLHKKNKRIILINNGIHPGEPDGIDASMMLLRDLAQGKAVLPDNIVLAVIPVYNIGGMLNRSAFYRVDQNGPDAFGSRGNGQNLDLNRDFIKADSRNARTFQQIYHLTDPDVFIDNHVSNGADYQHIITLLSTQYNKLGGPMGDFLHNTFEPGLYQLMKTKGYDLVPYVNHFDETPDSGWVEFSDLPRYSSGYTTLFHTFGFVPETHMLKPYPQRVKATYALMQSFIQFTSEHSATIKQLRDQAKQTTISQKSFPLSWKFDMNKYSLITFKGFTSGHKPSDISGLPRLYYDRSKPYEKQVKFYNYANAENYVDKPKAYIIPQGWWAVIDLLKNNKVNMQRLQKDTTIYVEVYHIADFKTYPKPFEKHYLHTDIKVSSSRDSIHFRSGDYYIPMNQTANRFLMETLEPTAGDSYFAWNFFDAILGQKEGYSSYVFEDTGAEYLKTHPELQTLLNNKKAADTAFANNASAQLSFIYKNSPYAEPEYMRYPVYRIL, encoded by the coding sequence ATGAGTAAGTTATTCACAGCCATAGCACTTATGCTGACTATGGCCGCACAAGCCCAGGACTTCACTACCCGGTTCGAAAAAACCAATGGCCGGGAAACAGCTACCTACCAGGAAGTAATCCGCTACTATCAGCAACTTTCCGCTCGGTACCCTCAACTCAAAATGACCACCATAGGTACCACTGACGCCGGATTTCCCCTTCATCTGATCACCTACTCCCCCTCCCGGGATTTCGACTTCAACAGCCTCCATAAAAAAAATAAACGCATCATACTGATTAACAATGGTATACACCCCGGCGAACCCGACGGTATCGATGCCTCCATGATGCTGCTCCGCGACCTCGCCCAGGGCAAAGCCGTTCTCCCCGATAATATCGTCCTCGCCGTCATCCCCGTCTATAATATCGGTGGCATGCTCAACCGCTCCGCCTTCTACCGGGTAGACCAAAACGGCCCCGATGCCTTCGGATCCAGAGGCAACGGCCAAAACCTGGACCTCAACCGCGACTTCATCAAAGCCGATTCCCGCAACGCCCGCACCTTCCAGCAGATATACCACCTCACAGACCCCGACGTTTTTATCGACAACCACGTCAGTAATGGCGCCGACTATCAACATATCATCACCCTACTGTCTACCCAGTACAATAAACTTGGTGGCCCCATGGGCGATTTCCTCCACAATACCTTCGAACCAGGCCTCTACCAGCTCATGAAAACCAAAGGTTATGACCTCGTTCCCTATGTCAACCACTTCGACGAAACACCCGACAGCGGCTGGGTCGAATTCTCCGACCTGCCCCGCTACTCCTCCGGATATACTACCCTCTTCCATACCTTCGGCTTTGTTCCGGAAACTCATATGCTCAAACCTTATCCACAAAGGGTTAAGGCCACCTACGCTCTGATGCAGTCATTTATTCAGTTCACCAGCGAACACAGCGCCACTATCAAACAACTGCGCGACCAGGCCAAACAAACGACCATCTCTCAAAAAAGTTTCCCGCTTTCCTGGAAGTTCGACATGAACAAATACAGCCTCATCACTTTTAAAGGCTTCACCTCCGGACACAAACCCAGCGATATCTCCGGGCTGCCCCGCCTCTACTACGACCGCAGCAAGCCCTATGAAAAACAGGTAAAGTTCTATAACTACGCCAACGCGGAAAATTATGTGGATAAACCCAAAGCCTACATCATCCCCCAGGGATGGTGGGCAGTCATCGATCTGCTGAAAAATAATAAAGTCAATATGCAACGCCTGCAAAAGGATACCACCATCTATGTGGAAGTATACCATATCGCAGACTTCAAAACCTATCCAAAACCATTCGAAAAACATTACCTGCATACCGACATCAAAGTCTCCAGCAGCCGCGATTCCATCCACTTCCGCAGCGGTGATTACTATATTCCCATGAATCAAACGGCCAACCGCTTCCTCATGGAAACACTGGAACCAACCGCCGGCGACTCCTACTTCGCATGGAACTTCTTTGACGCTATACTCGGACAAAAAGAAGGTTATTCATCTTATGTTTTTGAAGATACCGGTGCCGAATACCTGAAAACTCATCCTGAACTGCAAACCTTGCTGAACAATAAAAAAGCCGCAGATACCGCTTTCGCTAACAACGCCAGCGCACAACTGAGCTTTATTTATAAAAACTCCCCCTACGCAGAACCAGAATACATGCGGTATCCGGTGTATAGAATTTTATAA
- a CDS encoding 2-oxoglutarate dehydrogenase E1 component: protein MKDFSFVTNSHPAYIESLYQDFLKDPNSVDPDWVKFFEGFDFAVSTANGKAVSAATAAGGGSLPVSGDQLAKELGVYRLIQAYRKKGHLIAKTNPIRERKDRRANLDLASYGLGDADLKTQFYAGTVIGLGQASLEDIVAYLKKIYAGSVGIQYTYINDRDKSKWLEREFEKVMTQPLSLEQRRRVMQKLNQGVIFEKFLHTKYIGQKRFGLEGGESTIPALDAMINVAAEYGVKESVIGMAHRGRLNVLANILGKTYEQIFNEFEGLAVPDMTMGSGDVKYHLGFRSQVTTPSGNAVNLQLMPNPSHLEVVDPIVIGFARSKADVIYDSDYDKILPILIHGDAAVAGQGIVYEVEQMSKLKGYSTGGTIHFVINNQIGFTTDFDDARSSDYCTSVASIVQAPVFHVNGDDAEAVVKVSQLAARYRQEFNEDIFIDMVCYRKHGHNEGDEPKFTQPSLYALIDKHPNPREVYTQYLLNNGESDAQAMAKEMEKVFWDDLQARLDEVKQHPLPYANQKPEEWWQALRKATPQDFEGSPVTAIKEEDFKNLFDALMKWPENFVPLRKVSKLLQDKIKLYQEEGKVDWATGELLAYASLLIEGKDVRMSGEDVKRGTFSHRHAVLFDENTNETYNRLSNLTEKQGKFRIYNSLLSEYGVLGFEYGYAMANPNSLVIWEAQYGDFVNGAQTVIDQYISSAEQKWTTQNGLVMLLPHGYEGGGPDHSNARPERFLQTCAEENMVITNITTAANFFHALRRQLTWQFRKPLINFSPKANLRHTGAYSTMEEFTQGGFKEVLDDPFITDASTVKKVLLCTGKMYFDLSDKQAKEDRKDVAIVRLEQLYPLPVKQLEVIAQKYKGATFFWVQEEPLNMGAAAYLQMNLKQINYGVISRNPSASTATGYAKVHAREQQQIIDTAFNI from the coding sequence ATGAAGGACTTCTCATTTGTCACCAATTCACATCCTGCTTACATTGAATCGTTATACCAGGATTTCCTCAAAGATCCCAACTCTGTAGACCCTGATTGGGTGAAATTTTTTGAAGGATTTGATTTTGCGGTATCCACTGCAAATGGTAAAGCGGTAAGTGCGGCTACGGCAGCAGGCGGCGGCTCTTTGCCGGTGAGTGGTGATCAACTGGCCAAGGAGTTGGGCGTATACCGCCTGATCCAGGCATATCGTAAAAAGGGCCATCTCATTGCTAAAACCAACCCTATCCGCGAAAGGAAAGACAGAAGGGCCAATCTGGACCTTGCCAGCTATGGACTGGGAGATGCTGATCTCAAAACCCAGTTCTACGCAGGTACTGTGATCGGCCTGGGACAAGCTTCCCTGGAAGATATTGTTGCCTACCTGAAAAAAATCTACGCTGGTTCTGTAGGTATTCAGTATACCTATATCAACGACCGTGATAAATCCAAATGGCTGGAAAGGGAATTTGAAAAGGTAATGACACAGCCTTTATCGCTGGAGCAGCGCCGTCGGGTGATGCAGAAGCTGAATCAGGGCGTTATTTTCGAAAAATTCCTGCACACCAAATATATTGGTCAGAAACGCTTTGGTCTGGAAGGTGGTGAATCCACTATCCCGGCGCTGGATGCCATGATCAATGTTGCCGCAGAATACGGAGTAAAAGAATCCGTAATCGGTATGGCACACCGTGGCCGTTTGAACGTACTGGCCAACATCCTGGGCAAAACCTACGAACAGATCTTCAACGAATTTGAAGGCCTGGCCGTTCCGGACATGACCATGGGCAGCGGTGACGTAAAATACCACCTGGGCTTCCGTTCTCAGGTTACTACACCTTCCGGTAATGCGGTGAACCTGCAACTGATGCCTAACCCTTCCCACCTGGAAGTGGTAGACCCGATCGTGATCGGTTTTGCACGCAGTAAAGCAGACGTTATTTACGACAGCGACTACGATAAAATACTGCCTATCCTCATCCATGGCGACGCCGCCGTGGCCGGACAAGGTATCGTTTATGAAGTGGAGCAGATGAGCAAACTGAAAGGTTACTCCACAGGTGGTACCATTCACTTTGTGATCAACAACCAGATCGGTTTTACTACCGACTTTGATGATGCCCGCTCCTCTGACTATTGCACCAGCGTTGCTTCTATCGTGCAGGCACCAGTATTCCACGTGAATGGTGATGATGCCGAAGCAGTGGTAAAAGTATCCCAGCTGGCCGCCCGTTACCGTCAGGAGTTCAATGAAGATATCTTCATTGACATGGTGTGCTACCGTAAACACGGTCACAACGAAGGTGACGAACCTAAATTCACCCAACCCAGTCTCTATGCGCTGATCGATAAACATCCGAATCCGCGTGAAGTATATACTCAGTACCTGCTCAATAACGGTGAGTCTGATGCTCAGGCCATGGCGAAAGAAATGGAAAAAGTTTTCTGGGATGATCTGCAGGCACGTCTGGATGAGGTAAAACAACATCCGCTGCCTTATGCTAACCAGAAACCGGAAGAATGGTGGCAGGCACTGCGTAAAGCAACCCCGCAGGATTTCGAAGGTTCTCCTGTTACTGCTATCAAGGAAGAAGATTTCAAAAATCTGTTTGACGCCCTGATGAAATGGCCGGAAAACTTCGTGCCACTGCGCAAGGTGAGCAAACTGCTGCAGGACAAAATCAAATTATACCAGGAAGAAGGTAAGGTGGACTGGGCTACCGGTGAACTGCTGGCCTATGCAAGCCTCCTGATTGAAGGCAAAGACGTGCGGATGAGTGGTGAAGACGTAAAACGCGGTACCTTCTCCCACCGTCATGCGGTATTGTTTGATGAAAATACCAACGAAACTTATAACCGCCTGAGTAATCTCACTGAGAAACAAGGCAAATTCAGAATATACAACTCATTGCTGAGTGAATACGGTGTACTGGGCTTTGAATATGGCTATGCAATGGCCAACCCCAACAGCCTGGTGATCTGGGAAGCGCAGTACGGCGACTTCGTAAATGGCGCCCAGACCGTTATTGACCAGTATATCAGCAGTGCAGAACAAAAATGGACGACACAGAATGGTTTGGTAATGTTGCTGCCTCATGGTTATGAAGGTGGTGGGCCTGACCACTCCAATGCCCGTCCGGAGCGTTTCCTGCAAACCTGTGCGGAAGAAAATATGGTGATTACCAATATTACCACTGCAGCTAACTTCTTCCATGCGTTGCGTCGTCAGCTTACCTGGCAGTTCCGCAAACCGCTGATCAACTTCTCTCCAAAAGCTAACCTGCGTCATACCGGTGCTTATTCTACCATGGAAGAATTTACCCAGGGTGGATTCAAGGAAGTGCTGGACGATCCGTTTATCACTGATGCTTCAACCGTGAAGAAAGTGTTGCTGTGTACTGGTAAAATGTATTTTGACCTGAGCGATAAACAGGCCAAGGAAGATCGTAAAGACGTAGCCATTGTAAGGCTGGAGCAGCTGTATCCGCTGCCAGTGAAACAACTGGAAGTGATTGCGCAGAAATACAAGGGTGCTACCTTCTTCTGGGTGCAGGAAGAACCGCTGAACATGGGTGCTGCAGCTTATCTGCAGATGAACCTGAAGCAGATCAACTATGGTGTTATCAGCCGTAATCCGAGTGCATCTACTGCTACCGGTTATGCCAAAGTGCATGCCCGTGAGCAACAGCAGATCATTGATACCGCTTTCAACATCTAA
- a CDS encoding ABC transporter permease — protein sequence MLRLLATIRKEWQLLLRDKMGLTLLFVMPLVLITVMALIQDAPFKDYQDVKFDILTVDNDHGRLGKYIREGLASGGQFNVIDSLDGKAVTAEQARELVNSGHFKISIVVPAGATGAIVSNANRIVNDITKRMGMSVSLPVKKGADSLNVVIYFDPAAKKAFKGAIHQALDNFLTQVETDMLLDRIKQQLHNKDVQATPEDTLPIRLQAVGLKERATGTGKQLDVVSNSVQHNVPAWSIFAMFFIVIPIAGNMIREREDGSLLRMKLIPGSYLSILAGKMTFFIGICILQFYLMMLVGIYLMPLLGLPRLVMGHAQGATLLVAAGIGLAATCYGILIGTLFKTPNQALNFGAISIVILSAIGGIWIPLEVMPGNMQALGHLSPLSWGLDAINDIYLRNGGIGYVWKNVILLVFTGLVMLAIAGYVEKRRMN from the coding sequence ATGCTTAGATTACTGGCTACCATAAGAAAAGAATGGCAGCTGTTGTTGCGCGATAAAATGGGACTTACGCTCCTGTTTGTGATGCCGCTGGTGCTGATCACCGTGATGGCATTAATACAGGACGCGCCCTTCAAAGACTATCAGGATGTAAAGTTTGATATACTGACAGTAGATAATGATCACGGACGCCTGGGGAAATATATCCGGGAAGGGCTGGCATCCGGCGGCCAGTTCAACGTCATCGATTCATTGGATGGAAAAGCCGTGACGGCAGAACAGGCAAGAGAACTGGTCAACAGCGGCCACTTTAAAATCAGCATTGTAGTACCGGCCGGAGCTACCGGAGCGATAGTGAGTAATGCCAACCGCATCGTAAACGATATCACCAAACGGATGGGCATGAGCGTTTCTCTGCCGGTAAAAAAAGGTGCCGACTCACTCAACGTGGTCATTTATTTCGACCCTGCTGCCAAAAAAGCTTTTAAAGGCGCTATCCACCAGGCATTGGACAACTTCCTGACCCAGGTGGAAACAGATATGCTGCTGGACCGGATCAAACAACAGCTGCATAACAAAGATGTGCAGGCTACACCGGAAGACACACTGCCTATCCGCCTGCAGGCCGTAGGTTTGAAAGAACGGGCCACCGGCACAGGCAAACAGCTGGATGTAGTGTCTAATTCCGTACAACATAACGTACCGGCCTGGAGCATTTTTGCCATGTTTTTTATCGTTATTCCGATAGCTGGCAATATGATCCGGGAAAGGGAAGATGGTAGTCTTTTAAGGATGAAGCTGATACCAGGTTCCTATTTATCTATCCTGGCCGGAAAAATGACTTTTTTTATAGGCATTTGTATACTGCAGTTTTATCTGATGATGCTGGTAGGTATCTATCTGATGCCATTGCTGGGCCTGCCCAGACTGGTGATGGGACATGCGCAGGGCGCCACTTTGCTGGTAGCCGCCGGCATAGGGCTGGCAGCCACCTGTTATGGTATACTGATCGGCACACTTTTCAAAACACCGAACCAGGCCCTCAACTTCGGCGCCATCTCTATTGTAATCCTGTCTGCCATCGGCGGAATATGGATACCGCTGGAAGTGATGCCGGGCAATATGCAGGCCCTGGGACATCTGTCGCCGCTCAGCTGGGGACTGGATGCTATCAACGATATTTACCTTCGTAACGGTGGTATTGGGTATGTGTGGAAAAACGTAATACTGCTGGTGTTCACCGGATTGGTGATGCTGGCTATAGCCGGATATGTGGAAAAACGAAGAATGAACTAA
- the rpsT gene encoding 30S ribosomal protein S20 translates to MANHKATKKDVRQSRKRNERNRYYGKTTRNAIRDLKAITEKAAAEKELSDVASMIDKLAKRNVIHKNKAANLKSKLAKKVAALA, encoded by the coding sequence ATGGCAAATCATAAAGCAACGAAAAAAGACGTACGTCAAAGCAGAAAACGTAACGAACGTAACCGTTACTACGGCAAAACTACCCGTAATGCCATCCGTGACCTGAAAGCGATAACTGAGAAAGCGGCAGCAGAAAAAGAACTGTCTGACGTGGCATCTATGATTGACAAACTGGCTAAACGTAACGTTATCCACAAGAACAAAGCTGCAAATCTGAAAAGCAAGCTGGCTAAAAAAGTAGCTGCTTTAGCTTAA
- a CDS encoding phosphopantetheine-binding protein, translating into MEELKSKLKAQIIEALNLQDTKPEDIEDNAPLFGEGLGLDSIDSLELMVLLERQYQIKVEDPREGRKILQSVQSMAEFIQSRQRA; encoded by the coding sequence ATGGAAGAATTAAAAAGTAAACTCAAAGCGCAGATCATTGAAGCATTAAATCTGCAGGATACTAAACCGGAAGATATCGAAGATAACGCCCCTTTATTTGGTGAAGGGCTTGGTCTCGACAGTATTGACTCCCTCGAGCTGATGGTATTGCTGGAAAGACAATACCAGATTAAAGTAGAAGATCCTCGCGAAGGACGTAAAATCCTGCAGTCTGTGCAGTCTATGGCTGAATTTATCCAATCCAGGCAGCGGGCCTAA
- a CDS encoding beta-ketoacyl-[acyl-carrier-protein] synthase family protein → MAERVFITGMGMITAIGDNVAENLEQLRQQRSGLGFTSYIDTIYRQVLPVAEVKHTNESLATLAGTTPCKGLTRTTLLGMAAMKEALQQAGISDVQSAPTGFINASTVGGMCDTEKVYFDIINPEKDGTFLQYIDTLDCADCTQRIADAVGFCEYIATISTACSSSANALMFGARMIKQGMLPRVICGGTEALTRFTLNGFNSLKNVDKQFCRPFDQQRTGLNLGEGAAYLVLEGESFARANNSRILAELTGYCNTNEAFHPTSPSPDGDGAYEAMKAALAMSGRSADAVDYINVHGTATLNNDVSEGKALERLFGSKVPLFSSTKPFTGHTLAAAGAIEAIFAVLAIQNGLIFPNLNFSEKMEELNITPVTRLIEDASVNNVISNSFGFGGNNASLVISKYEG, encoded by the coding sequence ATGGCGGAAAGAGTGTTTATAACAGGGATGGGAATGATCACCGCCATAGGTGATAATGTAGCTGAAAACCTGGAGCAATTGCGGCAACAACGCAGTGGACTGGGTTTTACCAGTTATATTGATACCATTTACAGGCAAGTGCTGCCGGTAGCGGAAGTAAAACATACCAACGAATCGCTGGCAACACTTGCCGGTACAACGCCCTGTAAAGGATTGACCCGTACCACCCTGCTGGGAATGGCGGCCATGAAGGAAGCATTGCAGCAGGCAGGTATCAGCGATGTACAATCTGCCCCTACAGGTTTTATCAATGCCAGCACCGTAGGCGGTATGTGCGACACCGAAAAGGTATACTTTGATATCATCAACCCCGAAAAAGACGGGACTTTTCTACAATACATTGATACGCTGGACTGTGCCGACTGTACCCAACGTATAGCCGATGCCGTAGGTTTTTGTGAGTATATTGCCACCATCAGTACTGCCTGTTCCTCCTCTGCGAACGCATTGATGTTTGGCGCCCGCATGATCAAACAGGGCATGCTGCCCAGGGTGATATGTGGTGGCACAGAAGCGCTCACCCGCTTTACCTTAAACGGGTTCAACTCGTTGAAAAACGTAGATAAGCAGTTCTGCCGGCCTTTTGACCAGCAGCGCACGGGGCTTAACCTGGGCGAAGGCGCTGCCTATCTTGTATTGGAAGGAGAATCTTTTGCCAGGGCCAACAACAGCAGAATACTGGCGGAACTGACCGGCTATTGCAATACCAACGAAGCATTTCATCCTACCTCTCCCTCTCCGGACGGCGACGGAGCTTATGAAGCGATGAAAGCGGCGCTGGCTATGAGTGGCAGATCAGCAGATGCAGTAGATTATATCAATGTGCATGGCACCGCCACGCTTAACAACGACGTGTCGGAAGGAAAAGCGCTGGAGCGGCTGTTTGGCAGCAAGGTGCCACTGTTCAGCTCCACCAAACCCTTTACCGGGCATACGCTGGCAGCAGCAGGTGCTATTGAAGCTATCTTCGCGGTACTGGCCATACAAAACGGGTTGATATTCCCGAATCTCAACTTCTCGGAAAAAATGGAAGAACTTAATATCACTCCGGTAACGCGGCTGATAGAAGACGCTTCTGTTAATAATGTTATTTCAAATTCATTCGGCTTCGGAGGCAACAACGCTTCCCTGGTGATCAGCAAATATGAAGGTTAA